One genomic window of Quercus lobata isolate SW786 chromosome 9, ValleyOak3.0 Primary Assembly, whole genome shotgun sequence includes the following:
- the LOC115960722 gene encoding acid phosphatase 1-like: MQMGKLLGFLLLSSTLFIGLVAADWNILNQKRKNGVGSSLKNYCESWRINVELNNIRGFEVVPQECVEYIQKYMTSSQYKADSERAIEEVTLYLTSCCSLNGDGKDAWIFDVDNTLLSTVPYFKKHGFGGKKLNATSLEAWMRESKAPALEHTHKLFHEIKDRGLKIFLISSRKETLRSFTVDNLIKVGYHGWTSLMLRGLEDEVLEVQRYKSKARQHLINEGYRIWGIIGDQWSSFEGPPSAKRTFKLPNSIYYLA; this comes from the exons ATGCAAATGGGAAAACTCCTAGGATTCCTACTACTCTCTTCAACCCTCTTCATTGGCTTAGTGGCTGCAGATTGGAacattttgaaccaaaaaagaaaaaatggggTTGGATCTAGCTTGAAGAATTACTGTGAGAGTTGGAGGATCAATGTTGAGCTAAATAACATAAGGGGATTTGAAGTTGTACCCCAAGAATGCGTGGAGTACATCCAGAAATATATGACATCTTCACAATATAAAGCTGACTCTGAGAGGGCAATTGAAGAGGTCACCCTCTACCTAACCAGTTGTTGCAGTTTGAATGGTGATGGTAAAGATGCATGGATTTTTGATGTTGATAATACCCTTTTGTCGACGGTGCcttacttcaagaaacatggtTTCGG GGGAAAGAAGTTGAATGCAACCTCTTTGGAAGCATGGATGAGAGAAAGTAAGGCACCAGCTCTTGAGCACACACACAAGCTCTTCCATGAGATCAAAGACAGAGGGCTTAAGATCTTCTTGATTTCTTCAAGGAAGGAAACTCTCAGGTCTTTCACGGTTGATAACCTCATCAAGGTTGGGTACCATGGATGGACAAGTCTTATGCTAAG GGGTCTTGAAGATGAAGTACTGGAAGTGCAAAGATACAAATCAAAAGCAAGGCAACATTTGATTAATGAAGGGTACCGCATATGGGGAATTATCGGAGACCAGTGGAGCAGTTTTGAGGGGCCTCCGAGTGCAAAAAGAACATTCAAACTACCCAATTCCATTTACTATCTAGCGTAG